aaaaaggaaaaacattgtTACAATTAACCAGTTCGGATGGTCCTTGTCGGACAATACTTTATTGTATTCCTTGTGCATATGAAAgtctgaaattgtattttttttactcccaGTGAAATATTGGGTAGTTTATTGTACTGCTTGGCTGAGACACATTCATGAATTTAAACAGAAAGGTTATTTATGGGAAAAGATGAAAGCATTGTAAGTCATGGACAGGTAATTGTGTTAAAGGAGCATACATTTTATGACTTCTGCATTAATTTATCACTGGGTCAGGAAAGAAATGGAATTACAGAAACTCAAATTGTCTTTGTTTCATGAGCGCGAGGAAAAATGATTGCTTTAGTGCCTGGCATTGGGGTCCCGTGGAGCAGAATGACTTTGAAATCTCCTTATAGGTTTAGGCATTCATAGCGGGAGAATGAGACCATTCTACTTTTCTATTTCCGAAATAAAGGAGCCTTCGTTAATTAGCGGGAGAATATGTTTATTGCTAAATGTTATAAATGGAGGGTTTCCTGCGGAGggcaatgggttttttttttctcctctcattAAATTGCGGCTCTGGTTCTGTGTGAGGGAAACGTTAGTAATAACAGGTGTCCTTATTTCCCCGCCGTGGACCTCGCGCGTGAACTTTCGCCGTCTGCCTTCCGAGGCCCGGAGACAGTCTGTCGCCCGTCAGCGGCGTTCGGAGAGTGACGGCGCGTTTCATTCAAACGTCGCCCCTTCAGCTGCTGCCTCGCTCACACTTTCATTCCGTtccaaaattgatttttttcccctcccttccaGTCTGAATAAAGCTGCCCCTTTTTATTTGgcggctgggaggggggggggacctgtgGGAGAAGTGAAGCGAGGAAGTGAGAGTGAAGACTAAAAGAAGATGTTAGAAGGAACTTTTTATTGCGTTGTCTGAGTCTGCCGTTTTGTCGGtggtgatatttttttaatgtgacttttttgtcattttttaactcTGGAACTTTTTTGCAAGTAGCGTCAAgcaaatctaaaaaaaatgtcttaataGTCTTTGGGGCTTGTGTAAGAATTATATAAGtatgaatatgacaaaaaataataaaaaaaacatttaaaacattatgtTTACAAGGAACGAGCCCAGCATAATATCCTCTTCTGTACTAATTTCATGTTTATATTGCTGATAAGTGTTAAATATTTGATGATGTTTTGCAGTTGAATTTGATTCATTGAAAAGGGGGAAAGGGATGCTAGAATTTTGCGTGGATCTGGATGAATATTAATTCAGCATTCCAtctttttagtattttttattcacattaTATAAGTACACTAATGCTCGGACACCACATGCCACGTGTGGGAGAAAGCCAGCTGATCATTGTACTGTACagctttatttcagttttgtgatTCTGTGGTACCTTTTGGGGATTGgtttaatttttgtgtttttttgcaccAGAAAGAAGGAGTTTACACAACTGCTCATGCAATTACATCTCtgcaatattattttatgtcatttttttactcATGTTTAAATAATACACTATTCCGTCTGATTGATTTACTGTAGTacagcagtttgttttttgctgcCAAGGTCCttaatcaaaatgttttcattttattctaaaGCACTGgtttatgttttgaaatgtttttataatggTAAATGTTATTtgacttgttttttaaaacacattttgttgctGTCTgatgaaacaataaatacaattatctTTGAGCACAGAAATAGCTATTTATTTTGCACTTAATTCACAtccacagacaagcacacaaagGTCATACAAAAATACAAGGCATGCTAGACACAAACGAGGTCCTTACTTTGTCAGTGGGGTGCCAGTATAGCATGGTTAGGGAACTGTAGCTTTAAGTCTTCATTCTCAGGTATGCCCCAGAGTACTTACCTTGCATTGTCTCACTATATGACTAATTGTTTAAATGGatgtatgtaaaataatgtccatccattatctacacccactTATCATGGTCAGGGTGGCGGGGGTTGCTGGaacgtatcccagcatgcattgggcaagaagcaggaataccctggacaggtcatcTAAAAGAATATAAATTTGTAAGTCACTTTGTATGaaagggtctgctaaatgctataAATGTAATCAGCAAAATGTagtattatgaaaataatttgaaacagTGTATTATAGCTTAACCTGTCAATAACCTCTATAATGATTGGCAGCTCTACAGCATAGTTTGGAGAAACTCATGCTGTCTTTGTGTACGGGTGTGTATTACATATTTTAGCCTGGAGGGCTCTGATTGCATTCTTACCATTGGGACTGCACCcacacaaaatgtttaaaacctGAGGATTATAATTGCTATTCAGTAAtatcttttcaaaattctgtatttgttctttttgccccaacagtacatttacaaactgtaaacatggtcctctgtttcactctccctccctccctctctctcactctcactcacacacacatacaattaaTTAGCAATGCAATTAATTTGacaatctttatttatttatttattctggatCATCACAAGGTTTTTCTTCCAACAAAAACTGttccatataaaataaaaaatgaaataaaaacagaactcTTTAATAAACTGGTCAGGAACTGAGCATGCCAAGACAGaagcaaaatttaaaaactaaatgacactttgacattctaattttaaacacaaacacaaatcacaatTTTAATAATAACTCACAATACCAATACCCCCATATGCTATAATACTCTTAGGTTCAATATGCACTGGAACCtggccccaaccccccccccccccaccccccccaaccccggcACCACAAAAGATCATACATATGATCAAATGGGAGAATAGCACAACATGTGGCTGATCTACAGGCCAGCATCAGTCGAACAGCTTCCTGAGGAAGGACTTTTTGGCCGGAGTCATGTTGAGCTTGACGGGGGCTCTCTTCTGCTGCTTCTTCATGGGGGTGCGTttgaggggcggggcagagcggGGCGGGGTCTGTGCCTCCTGCCAGGGCAGGCCCCCGTGGTCGGGGCAGAAGTACTTGCTGCTGTTCTGGGAGAAGCGCACGAGCAGCACCTCGGGCAGGTCCATGCACTGCGCGTGCACCCAGTGCCCGTCCTCCTCGCCCCTGGAGCAGAAGATCATGGCGGGCCGCAACAGCTCGGTGGAGTAGTAGGGCTCCCAGGTGTTGGGGTCCACCAGGCAGCCCGGGCAGCACTTGACCCAGTACCCCGTCTGGGACTCgtcctcctcgtcttcctcgttGTAGGTGTCGCCCTCGCCGTCGCTGCTGTCCTCCAGCTCGTGCGGCTCGCGGCCGAAGTACAGCTCCTCCGAGTCCTCCAGCGGCGCCGAGTCCTCGAAGTCCGTCGACTCCTGGCTGCAGCCCTGCGTGGGGtcctccccgtccccctccccgtccTGCTGGAAGCTCACCTGGTAGAAGCAGTGGGCGTCCGGGGGAGCGGGGACCCCGATGAGCGCCCGGCCCGGCCCCAGGCTCCCCCCGAACCAGGTGCGGCTGTGGCTGATCTCCCCGGTCCAGGGCGGCGGCTCCTGCGGCTCGATGCGGATCCCGCTGTCGTCCAGAACCACCCGGCTGCACTCCAGCCGCTTCTCCGACTCGGACCGGTACCCGCCCAGGACGATGTACTCGTGGGCGGAGccactgccgccgccgccgccgctgacGAGGGTGGCGATGGAGCTGGTCAGGCACAGGCCGGAGTCCAGGGCCTCGCAGGTGAGCAGGGGGCTGCCCAGGAGGAGCTCCACCTTCAGCCGGAACAGCCGTGGGGGGCGGGAGTCGGAGTCCATGGTGTGGCCCCCCAGGATGTAGACGCAGTCCTCACGGGACAGCGCCAGGTGGAAGGCCTGCCCGTCGGCGAGCTCGGGCAGGTGGTGGGCGGAGCAGCAGCCGAAGGTCAGGTCGACCAGGTAGACCAGCGGCGGGCAGTCCACCACGCTGTTCCAGGTCTCGGTGGTCCGCTCGCCCGGCGGCCTGTAGGAGCGCCCGCCGAAGAGCAGGCAGGCCGTCTTGCCGCGGCTGCGCACCACGCTGGCGGTGTGCCCGTACCGCGGGCCCGGCGCCTCCCCGGACAGCTCCCTCTCCTGGCAGCGCAGCGTCACCTTGCGGTTGCACCCGCGCCCGTCCAGGCTCAGCTCGTACAGGCTGGAGGACAGCTCGTTGTTGGGGGTGCGGCCCCCGTGGATGAGGTAGCGCTCGGGGTCGCCGCCCTGGGGCTCGAGGCGGGCGACGGCGGGGCAGCGCAGCGGGGGCAGGTAGCAGGAGTCGTTGGAGAAGGAGATGGCCCGCAGCTTGAGCTGGCCCTTCTTCAGCCGCACGCCGAATACACCCGTCGGGCAGGACCGCTTGGGCCAGCCCTTCTGCCCGAACAGGAACACGGACCcgtccagctgcagcagggagcAGCCAGGCTGCAGCAGACCTGCGCAGTTCACCGCAGTCACCAGCTGCAACGACATGCTGCGCAGAGAACTGTGTGGGGAAACGAATCGTGAAGACACCATTAGCTTTTTAAATCATGTATTGCCGTGTTATGGCACaacttttttgttaaattgtgAAGAATTAAAGCTTCTGGCGACCAATAATTAAGTTAAAGGTACAACATTTTGTGTCTATTCATGATATCTTAAAAAGCTGTATAAGTTAATAATTTAACATGACGTAATTTATGCATTCTGGTTTTTATGCCGTCGTGGCATGAACCACAAACACCGGAACGTTTGCTTAATATACTACATCACAGCTGCAATCTTGCGCGTTGGAGGACGTAGTCTTTTCTCCAGATCATTGTTAGCACAAAAACTCCAATTCCCAGTATGCATTGTTTGATGGCGTCGTTGCTTGGATCTGAGGGAATGTTTGAACCCGGGAGGTTTGAACGGTAAAGTAAGTCATCATCACAGACTTAACGCTACGacctataaaaataattaaagtaaCCAGAAATGTGTATGGAGGTTTAAAAGATTAAGTAAATAATTCATATCCGTGTTTGAAGTTTAAAAATTGGGCGGACACACAGCTTGCTTTTGTAGTCGCTACTTGTTTGCCGACCCATAGACTAGATATGCCTGTTGCTAGCTACAGTGCTAGTATGATGAATCAACAAGTGTTAGCTATAACGTTAACGTTGGTTAACATCGAGTTAAAAACGAGTGTAGGCTAGTTAGCGTTACATGTGTTGTACATGGCTATTGCCGTATTTGTGCCAGGCAGATTTAGATAATCGTGGAGTACTGCGGGTTTGTTACACTTTCCGATGCTGTCGTTCGGTTAGCAAGTTCGGTTAGCTCTAGTCTTAGATACACCCAAACGTCAGGCTGAAGTTCAAGAAACCTTTCACTGTTGCTGGTCATCAATCCAATTTGATTGGAAGCTATGGCACCGTTTAAATGGTTAACAGTTCATAGTAAAAGTGAGCTAAAACAcgagaaaaaaatggtttactACATATAGACGCCCGAAAGTGTAAATGTTTGTGTAGGATGAATTCAACAGACCCGGCTAGCAAATGGTTAACGTAGACACTGTAGTAAAGGGGCGTTGGTACACGTTGAGCACAGTAACGCTACTTATCATACATGAAGACGAATAGGTTGCATTCATGTTACTGTTAATGACATATAGATAGTGTTACCTACATAAAGAGGCTAGCTTGCCAAAACTCAAATGACTTTCCACGGAGCTAAAACCGAGTTGGCTATAATCCCAGTTACACTAACCTTGTGTCTTACCTTGACTGGTTAGAATATATAGGCTACGCGAGTGGTCTGCGTTTGGTCTCCGTTGGAGGAATGGATCTGAAGtagttgtgtgtttgcagaaaGTCAGTCAGTCGGTTAGGCAGTAACCTATATGTGAGCTTGGCTGACTTTTCCGCGACTTTCAGATGTTTTGAGGTTAACTGTCTGTGACTGCACTCAGGAGCAGGTGGCTGCATCGGCACGGCTGCActtgtgttttctttgaacAATAACACCGGTGTATTGTGATGATTGAAGTCAGTGATGCTTGCTAGTAAATACCCTTAACCGATGTCAACATTTACAGCTGCAGTTTGCCCACAACATAGATCGAGCTGATTAAATTAGGTTTTTCAAGGCCTTACCagaagtagattttttttaatgctgtgtgCCTATTTCAACTAATAAAACTGTTTCACAGGCATTGACTAATTATGCAAAAGTATTGTTGACTTGTATATTATGTTATAAATGTGACATGATTAACTGTAAACAATAAGTAATGTGTTCTTGGTTTAAGTTTTTTCTCTATTTCTGAGCGTACATAAATTTGAAGTCAAAACGAGGCTAACCCATTGTAATTATACAGCTGTGAACAGGTACCCCAGTACCTATCCGTTGGGATCATGCAGTCGGTGACAGTGCCTGTTCTCCtggcttttcacatttttattactcCAACACGGTCTCATATCTAGCAGGAGATTTTCGTATTTACCCAGGAATCACTCTTTGTGTTGCTATAACAATGCAGCTCACATAGAATAGGCGTGGGTACCTGATTGATGTGGTGTGCAGTGTCAGTATAATTCACAGTGCGGTCCATTGGGAGCCTGAATCATGTATGAAGTTAAGCTATTGCTGGAGGTAGGGTGAAACTGGCGTAGGTGTGAGATCTTtgaggacatttttttaatttttttatcctACCCCAGACCTGTGTGCTTTTCATCAGCTGTTTCTGCTCTCTTTCccccaagagagagagagagagagagagaatgtgattCTGAAGCAGCTGTGTGGCAGTCAttagcattgtgtgtgtgtgtgtgtgtgtgtgtgtgcgtgcggcagCGCATGGGCGGCTGAGGGTTTATttctgcatgtgcgtgcatgtatgtgtttatgtatgtgtgtgtgtgcgtgcatgcttgtatgtgtttatgtatgtatgtatgtatgtgtgggtgtgtgtgtgtgtgcgtgcgtgcgtgtgtgcgtgcgtgcgtgcacatgtctttttatttatttatttgtgtgtgtgtgtgtgtgcgtgtgtgcactgtctgtgttattgtgtgtgttacTCACGATGtcattgtattgtgtgtgtgtgtggtgtggtgctggtgtgtgtgcgtgtgcacatgtctgtgtgtgcttttcccCTCTTCCTGTCTTTTATGGATAAGCAGAGAGcgagcagagcagcagtgtgactGCGATTCTCTGGAAGAACATTAGAACCAAGCGGCACACCACTCCCTCCCTACTGTACTGTGAATGTGGAGTACAGACAGGAGTACAGAGtctttttggagggggggggtggggaggagagggacaggaaagtggtggaggggggggggggtagatttTTGGTGTAGTGGTAGAACTTGCCCCCAAGtcaaaataataagaaatgtcCTGCTAAGACGATTCTCTCTGGGGATAATCTCATGTTAGTTGCTCAGCGAGATGCAGGTTTAGCatgaaaacagattttctgGGGGGAgcgcggtggcgggggggggctcggcTCCTCCACTCTCGCCCGGAGGCCTGGGGTAGGGCGGGGCGGGAGGCGCAGTCGGGGGGGAGATTTACCTCTTTTGTACTGTATAATTGATAGGACAGAGTAATTGGGGTACGATGGCACCTGTTTCTGTCCCTCCTACTGCCGCCGCGGTGTGCCGTCTCCCCGGAAGGAGGGCTTTTGATGAATGCAGCGGCGGCTTCGCGGTTTTCCCGCTCGCTGTGCCGCGGTGTTTATGGCTTTTTAATGTCGCCATAACGGCCTCCTCCTAATTGTGACTTGAGCAGAGTACCGTGGTGATGGGTCTGTGCTCATTCTGGCCTGAGTGGCTGTGTACTGTGGTGATGGGTCTGTGCTCATTCTGGCCTGAGTGGCTGTGTACTGTGGTGATGGGTCTGTGCTCATTCTGGCCTGTGTACTGTGGTGATGGGTCTGTGCTCATTCTGGCTGGTGGCTGTGTACTGTGGTGATGGGTCTGTGCTCATTCTGGCCTGAGTGGCTGTGTACTGTGGTGATGGGTCTGTGCTCATTCTGGCCTGAGTGCCTGTGTACTGCGGTGATGGGTCTGTGCTCATTCTGGCCTGTGTACTGTGGTGATGGGTCTGTGCTCATTCTGCCTTTCTGTGTTATGGGTCTTCTCATCTGGCCTGACTGGCTGTTTACTGTGTGATGGGTCTGTGCTCATTCTGGCCTGAGTGGCTGTGTACTGTGGTGATGGGTCTGTGCTCATTCTGGCCTGAGTGGCTGTGTACTGTGGTGATGGGTCTGTGCTCATTCTGGCCTGAGTGGCTGTGTACTGTGGTGATGGGTCTGTGCTCATTCTGGCCTGAGTGGCTGTGTACTGTGGTGATGGGTCTGTGCTCATTCTGGCCTGAGTGGCTGTGTACTGTGGTGATGGGTCTGTGCTCATTCTGGCCTGAGTGCCTGTGTACTGTGGTGATGGGTCTGTGCTCATTCTGGCCTGAGTGCCGTGGTGATGGGTCTGTGCTCATTCTGGCCTGAGTGCCGTGGTGATGGGTCTGTGCTCTCccattctcttcctctttcttgcTGTCTTTATTGCCAGTCTTCTCCATCGTGCCTgacctcttctcctccctcactctc
Above is a genomic segment from Anguilla rostrata isolate EN2019 chromosome 16, ASM1855537v3, whole genome shotgun sequence containing:
- the rag2 gene encoding V(D)J recombination-activating protein 2 gives rise to the protein MSLQLVTAVNCAGLLQPGCSLLQLDGSVFLFGQKGWPKRSCPTGVFGVRLKKGQLKLRAISFSNDSCYLPPLRCPAVARLEPQGGDPERYLIHGGRTPNNELSSSLYELSLDGRGCNRKVTLRCQERELSGEAPGPRYGHTASVVRSRGKTACLLFGGRSYRPPGERTTETWNSVVDCPPLVYLVDLTFGCCSAHHLPELADGQAFHLALSREDCVYILGGHTMDSDSRPPRLFRLKVELLLGSPLLTCEALDSGLCLTSSIATLVSGGGGGSGSAHEYIVLGGYRSESEKRLECSRVVLDDSGIRIEPQEPPPWTGEISHSRTWFGGSLGPGRALIGVPAPPDAHCFYQVSFQQDGEGDGEDPTQGCSQESTDFEDSAPLEDSEELYFGREPHELEDSSDGEGDTYNEEDEEDESQTGYWVKCCPGCLVDPNTWEPYYSTELLRPAMIFCSRGEEDGHWVHAQCMDLPEVLLVRFSQNSSKYFCPDHGGLPWQEAQTPPRSAPPLKRTPMKKQQKRAPVKLNMTPAKKSFLRKLFD